The proteins below come from a single Ruficoccus amylovorans genomic window:
- a CDS encoding ROK family protein — protein sequence MAYPKALGRHIIRKLMGSSWHLGFDIGGTKCAVILGQYEPALARPVIVERRAFKTNEWEHPSEALAAMAATAVGMVKKHGLLTSDIASAGISCGGPLDSVRGVVLSPPNLPGWDEVPVVGVLSEELSIPVKLQNDANACALAEWRWGAAQGADTAVFLTYGTGLGAGLIIGGRLHEGRIGLAGEVGHWQLASEGPVGYGKSGSFEGFCSGGGMARLASSLLTRRAASSTFGQVWSGHSGTSISPDVKALATAAREGDPLAREVFETAARKLGQGLALIIDLLNPEVIVIGSIFTRCEDLLRPGMECELSAQALPAALAACRVVPAALGEQIGDYAALAVGSL from the coding sequence ATGGCCTATCCGAAAGCTTTGGGAAGGCATATTATTCGAAAACTAATGGGATCGAGTTGGCACCTGGGATTTGATATCGGGGGTACAAAATGTGCCGTCATTTTAGGCCAATACGAGCCTGCTTTGGCGCGTCCGGTGATTGTGGAACGTCGGGCATTCAAGACGAATGAGTGGGAGCACCCGTCGGAGGCGCTTGCAGCCATGGCAGCCACTGCTGTTGGGATGGTGAAGAAACACGGTTTGCTCACCTCTGACATTGCCTCGGCAGGAATCAGTTGCGGAGGCCCCCTCGATAGTGTCCGTGGTGTGGTTCTCTCGCCCCCGAATCTACCCGGTTGGGATGAGGTCCCGGTGGTTGGGGTTTTGAGTGAGGAATTATCCATCCCGGTAAAACTACAAAATGACGCCAATGCCTGCGCACTGGCGGAATGGCGGTGGGGGGCGGCCCAAGGCGCCGATACGGCGGTTTTTCTGACCTATGGCACGGGCTTGGGTGCGGGCCTTATTATCGGAGGTCGGCTGCACGAGGGACGTATAGGACTGGCGGGTGAAGTCGGGCACTGGCAACTGGCAAGTGAAGGACCTGTCGGTTACGGTAAGTCGGGCTCGTTCGAAGGCTTCTGCTCCGGAGGTGGAATGGCTCGATTGGCGAGTTCACTGCTGACCCGCCGGGCTGCAAGCAGTACGTTCGGCCAAGTCTGGAGCGGCCACTCAGGCACATCCATCTCTCCTGATGTAAAGGCGCTGGCGACGGCGGCACGTGAGGGGGATCCACTGGCCCGCGAGGTCTTTGAGACGGCGGCTCGGAAGTTGGGGCAAGGACTTGCCCTTATCATCGATTTACTCAATCCGGAAGTCATCGTTATCGGGAGCATTTTTACCCGCTGCGAAGACCTTCTGCGGCCCGGGATGGAGTGTGAGCTGAGCGCGCAGGCTTTACCCGCCGCCCTGGCTGCCTGCCGGGTTGTTCCTGCCGCGCTGGGAGAGCAAATCGGGGACTACGCCGCGTTGGCGGTAGGCAGCCTGTGA
- a CDS encoding D-sedoheptulose-7-phosphate isomerase, whose amino-acid sequence MNKHLNDLLRRYPALEACLGDIEQAFKQLHAVFHGGGKLLLCGNGGSCADAAHIAGELMKGFMRSRPLPGDLAARLMEADPELGEAGVRKLQGALPAVVLTGSDPLATAIANDIDGELVFAQQVLGLGREGDALLAISTSGHSRNVCRAVGVARALGLRTLGLSGGDGGWLTRSCETCIVVPGSTVPEIQELHLPVYHCLCRMLEDAFFA is encoded by the coding sequence ATGAACAAACACTTAAACGATTTACTGAGGCGCTACCCTGCGCTGGAAGCATGTCTGGGAGATATTGAGCAGGCTTTTAAGCAACTGCACGCCGTCTTTCACGGCGGCGGTAAGCTACTTCTGTGTGGCAATGGAGGTAGCTGTGCCGATGCCGCGCACATAGCTGGTGAGCTAATGAAGGGCTTTATGCGATCTCGGCCTCTTCCTGGCGACCTGGCGGCTCGATTGATGGAGGCAGACCCGGAACTGGGGGAGGCTGGAGTACGGAAACTACAGGGGGCTTTGCCCGCCGTTGTACTCACGGGTAGCGACCCATTGGCCACCGCCATCGCAAACGACATCGACGGCGAGCTCGTTTTTGCGCAGCAGGTGCTCGGCCTGGGCAGGGAAGGGGACGCGTTGCTGGCGATCAGTACCTCCGGGCATTCGCGAAATGTCTGCCGGGCGGTTGGGGTGGCGCGGGCACTGGGCTTGCGGACGCTTGGCTTAAGCGGTGGGGACGGGGGGTGGCTGACCCGCTCCTGCGAGACATGCATCGTCGTGCCCGGTTCTACCGTCCCCGAAATTCAGGAACTGCACCTGCCGGTCTATCACTGTTTGTGCCGGATGCTGGAGGATGCTTTTTTCGCCTGA